Genomic segment of Trueperaceae bacterium:
CGTTCCTCGATCGTTTCCTCGGCTTCGTGTCGGCTCTGCTCGCCGAGGGCAGGCCCCTGCTGGTGTGCGGCGACGTCAACATCGCGCACCGCGAGATCGACCTCAAGAACTGGCGCGGGAACCAGAAGAGCTCGGGCTTCCTGCCCGAGGAGCGCGCGTGGTTCGGCGAGCTCCTGGGGCTGGGGCTCGTCGACGTGGTGAGGCGGCTGGCCGGCGAGGGGACCGCGGTCTACTCGTGGTGGACGCAGCGCGCCGGCGCGCGCGAGCGCAACGTGGGCTGGCGCATCGACTACCAGCTCGCCACGCCCGACCTGGCCGAGCGCGCCGTCGCCTTCGACGTGCCGCGCTTCCCCGTGCTCTCCGACCACGCCCCCGTGGTCGTCGA
This window contains:
- a CDS encoding exodeoxyribonuclease III — protein: MRVVSLNVNGVRAAVRKGLPALLDELAPDVVCLQEVRADPEQVPELAVGLRASWHPAERKGYSGVGTLTRARPRRVRAGIGSAEHDSEGRVLVTELPEVTVLNVYCPSGTTGDVRQAVKMAFLDRFLGFVSALLAEGRPLLVCGDVNIAHREIDLKNWRGNQKSSGFLPEERAWFGELLGLGLVDVVRRLAGEGTAVYSWWTQRAGARERNVGWRIDYQLATPDLAERAVAFDVPRFPVLSDHAPVVVDYSL